The Lycium ferocissimum isolate CSIRO_LF1 chromosome 1, AGI_CSIRO_Lferr_CH_V1, whole genome shotgun sequence genome includes a region encoding these proteins:
- the LOC132055773 gene encoding transcription factor TCP2 gives MEMDEMQTQECKFPRISNKGDDEQYQYEVDDAGEVKKSGLSGIGKLYGWPSSRIVRVSRASGGKDRHSKVLTSKGLRDRRVRLSVNTAIQFYDLQDRLGCDQPSKAVEWLLKAAAPSIAELPPLEAFPDTLQLSDEKRSSVGTEPGFDSADVEMDDDDPNYNQQQQQQPCSSNSETSKGSGLSLSRSDSRIKARERAKERATKKEKEKENKSSVVAHHQNMHPSSSFTELLTGGMNNNNNNSNTSPNGSIHQNTPRQWSTNSLEYFTSLGPSSTRAINNSTGFSGQIYLGNPLQVVSSAMFSLTGDHQPELHHFPFSGDNAIGGSNCNGHQSTTSNNEHNLNFSISSSSPASSFAGFNRGTLQSNSSSSPSALPHHFQRFDGLQSLFPGSTTEYDARLQLFYGNGYGNGNGNRHSDQKGKGKN, from the coding sequence ATGGAGATGGATGAGATGCAAACTCAAGAGTGTAAGTTTCCAAGAATCAGCAACAAAGGGGATGATGAGCAGTACCAATATGAAGTAGATGATGCAGGTGAAGTCAAAAAGAGTGGCCTTAGTGGTATTGGTAAACTTTATGGTTGGCCTTCATCAAGAATTGTTAGAGTTTCTCGTGCATCTGGAGGGAAAGATAGGCATAGCAAAGTATTGACTTCAAAGGGGTTAAGAGATAGACGTGTTCGCCTTTCTGTGAACACGGCTATACAGTTCTATGATTTGCAAGACAGGCTCGGCTGTGATCAGCCGAGCAAGGCCGTGGAGTGGCTACTAAAAGCAGCCGCTCCTTCTATTGCTGAGCTTCCACCTCTGGAAGCATTTCCAGATACACTTCAGCTCAGTGATGAGAAAAGGTCAAGTGTTGGAACTGAACCGGGTTTCGATTCAGCtgatgttgaaatggatgatgatgatccGAATTACAAccagcagcagcagcaacaacCTTGTAGTAGCAATTCTGAGACTAGCAAAGGTTCTGGATTGTCACTTTCCAGATCGGATAGTCGGATCAAGGCACGGGAGCGAGCAAAGGAAAGAGccacaaagaaggaaaaggagaaagaaaacaagTCTTCTGTTGTTGCTCATCACCAAAATATGCATCCTAGCTCTTCTTTCACCGAGCTATTGACAGGTGGtatgaacaataacaacaacaacagtaaCACAAGTCCTAATGGCTCCATTCACCAAAACACGCCGAGGCAATGGTCTACAAATTCCTTGGAATACTTTACCTCATTAGGCCCATCATCTACTCGTGCAATCAACAACTCTACTGGCTTCTCGGGTCAAATTTATTTGGGAAATCCTCTACAAGTGGTGTCTTCAGCAATGTTTAGTCTGACGGGGGACCATCAACCCGAGCTTCACCACTTCCCCTTCAGTGGCGACAACGCCATTGGGGGAAGTAATTGTAATGGTCATCAAAGCACTACTAGTAATAATGAGCACAACTTGAACTTCAGTATTTCTTCATCATCTCCAGCATCCAGCTTTGCTGGTTTCAATAGGGGGACCCTTCAGTCCAATTCATCCTCTTCGCCGTCTGCTTTGCCTCATCACTTCCAAAGGTTTGACGGGTTACAAAGTTTATTTCCAGGCAGCACAACTGAATATGATGCTCGTTTACAGCTCTTTTATGGTAATGGTTATGGCAATGGCAACGGCAACAGGCATTCAGAtcagaaaggaaaaggaaagaactAA